A window of the Streptomyces finlayi genome harbors these coding sequences:
- a CDS encoding GntR family transcriptional regulator — translation MDYPNDQAPGAPIRSGIPEHGRIPKYYAVKAHVSVLIDELGEGGTLPTERDLALRYEVSRETVRQALRELLLEGRLRRRGRGTVVAGPKLEQPLSLASYTEGVRRQGRTPGRTLIGLDRFPCPEALAAEIGVTRGEPVWHLERVLLADDERVGLESTYVTVARVPRLDTEFDPDSSFYAYLHDRLGISFGDGDERIETVLATPREALLIGTPPALPMLLIHRVSRDASGLPLERVRTLFRGDRFSFTTHLGNRPNQR, via the coding sequence GTGGACTATCCGAACGACCAGGCACCTGGCGCACCGATCCGCTCCGGCATCCCGGAGCACGGCCGTATCCCCAAGTACTACGCCGTCAAGGCCCATGTATCCGTCCTCATCGACGAGTTGGGCGAAGGCGGCACGCTTCCCACCGAGCGCGACCTCGCCCTGCGCTACGAGGTGTCGCGCGAGACCGTGCGGCAGGCGCTGCGCGAACTGCTCCTGGAGGGACGGCTGCGCCGCCGCGGCCGCGGCACTGTCGTCGCCGGGCCCAAGCTGGAGCAGCCGCTGTCGCTCGCCAGTTATACCGAGGGCGTCCGCCGCCAGGGCCGTACGCCCGGCCGTACGCTCATCGGCCTCGACCGTTTCCCCTGCCCCGAGGCACTCGCCGCCGAGATCGGCGTCACCCGCGGCGAACCGGTCTGGCACCTGGAACGCGTCCTGCTCGCCGACGACGAACGGGTCGGCCTGGAGAGCACCTACGTGACCGTTGCCCGTGTCCCGCGTCTGGACACGGAGTTCGACCCCGACTCCTCCTTCTACGCCTACCTCCACGACCGCCTCGGCATCTCCTTCGGCGACGGCGACGAGCGCATCGAGACCGTGCTCGCCACCCCGCGCGAGGCCCTGCTGATCGGCACCCCGCCCGCCCTGCCGATGCTCCTGATCCACCGGGTCTCCCGGGACGCCTCGGGCCTCCCGCTGGAGCGGGTGCGGACACTCTTCCGTGGCGACCGGTTCTCCTTCACGACGCATCTGGGCAACCGGCCCAACCAACGCTGA